A region of Myxococcus stipitatus DSM 14675 DNA encodes the following proteins:
- a CDS encoding DUF3858 domain-containing protein, which translates to MRTFRRGLTAFALVAGLSGCSHTSTTSVAPRVLESAAEKVQAGSSEARTLAFAGFHAYLMGGDATLAQQRFDAAIAKDPAEPYALMGQHLLARRAGRPDRALTAALEVVKRAPRHPLALLAARYALDSAGIAPPLDEAILKASNEALQAGATAETAYLLRGAQLSVAVSRGDTRARDAALLAMGGVPEATLVGPFSAFHVLSWDEPSPMKQDGSLAGPFSGAFGPLTPRKLLAPDGRLDLAGEAGEGDIYLMAFDAEVPEGATYVARTVSAGSHQVVVDGTPVLTRRGWERATSTVTHQAVELAPGKHRIIVRQLKGATTGVLSFSLLREDGRPANVRYTAATGAAPASWGSAPTLTESSGMYSTTRSMKDTLAQEAGELLAVVLAARDGLARDGDGARRLVAEVEASTPALLSLRADLAAADRTVPTKVTRGRATRDLEALLPKDPGNVAALLLRADLFMDDGQPASALETLKTASEAVQPPGYPLFLARARAALTLDVDALAEESLEAALQIQPRLCEALGLQYNLARRRDAVERANTLVEAQTDCPGVEARRADHARTRGDQEAAAREYAQLLAKDPTSVSVGTSLANLYVGLRRHDDALAVLQGLAVTWPRNAELLKRMADVREYAGQGKEALALREKALALEGEDLTLRRAVERAKTGKELLQEHAIDGREAMRRFNEQPMSGGSAVFVLDAAAVRVYPDGSVINRIHTIQKALEQSGVQDIAEVNVPRGAQVLSLRTLKADGRVLEPENIEGKDTVSLPGVQVGDSVEVEYLLAESPRGPAQPGFTASAFYFQIANQPNAWTTYTVVAPKGVGMKVDAHGMKAPEPTVSGDEEVFHYEAHGVPPFIPEPDAPPSGNEYLPFVMVGAGATGNDGLARVYGDVFQDRWLLTSEVVDFTRKATQGKEGLDAVKALHAAVMQRFSGRDNGLSQSAASTVAQDRGSRLAVMKAGMKELGIPSRVAAIRTFNVDPTQYLFPNDSLLPYAALRVEVPGGEPVWVDTSARHGPFGELPEFAMGEREAYLLPEPGLPLEKVKTPAQKESPGKQVRLTLSLDAEGKLSGKGEETYLGFEAAQLAEAFNQLSAESRNQALQGAVARYFGGAALSSVKLEHEEAVGAPFVLRYEFTVPRFGRLDGEGRMALGPLTFPAQLGRRYVQISSRRTPLYIGSTEASDTHVTLTLPAGWRLPDPQPALDVKNRFGQFTRTEKQEGGSLVITESLRVPRARITPRQYEQFSGFTGDVDLIQTREMFLVKP; encoded by the coding sequence ATGCGCACCTTCCGCCGCGGCCTGACCGCGTTCGCACTCGTCGCCGGCCTCTCGGGCTGCTCTCACACCTCCACCACCAGCGTCGCGCCGCGCGTGCTGGAGTCCGCCGCGGAGAAAGTCCAAGCCGGCTCGAGTGAGGCGCGCACGCTGGCCTTCGCGGGGTTCCACGCGTACCTGATGGGCGGAGACGCGACGCTGGCGCAGCAGCGCTTCGACGCGGCCATCGCGAAGGACCCCGCGGAGCCGTACGCGCTCATGGGCCAGCACCTGCTCGCGCGGCGCGCGGGCCGGCCGGACCGGGCCCTGACGGCCGCGCTGGAGGTGGTGAAGCGCGCGCCCCGGCACCCGCTGGCGCTCCTCGCCGCGCGCTACGCGCTGGACTCGGCGGGCATCGCGCCGCCGCTCGATGAAGCCATCCTGAAGGCGTCGAACGAGGCGCTCCAGGCGGGCGCCACCGCGGAGACGGCGTACCTGCTGCGCGGCGCGCAGCTCTCCGTCGCGGTGTCTCGCGGCGATACCCGGGCCCGCGACGCGGCCCTGCTCGCGATGGGCGGCGTGCCCGAGGCGACGCTCGTGGGCCCCTTCTCCGCCTTCCACGTCCTGTCGTGGGACGAGCCGTCCCCCATGAAGCAGGACGGCTCCCTGGCGGGGCCCTTCAGCGGCGCCTTCGGCCCCCTGACGCCTCGCAAGCTGCTCGCGCCCGATGGGCGGCTGGACCTGGCCGGTGAGGCGGGCGAGGGCGACATCTACCTCATGGCCTTCGACGCGGAGGTGCCGGAGGGAGCCACCTACGTGGCGCGCACCGTGAGCGCGGGCTCGCACCAGGTGGTGGTGGACGGCACGCCCGTGCTGACGCGCCGAGGCTGGGAGCGCGCCACCTCCACCGTCACCCACCAGGCCGTGGAGCTGGCCCCCGGCAAGCACCGCATCATCGTCCGTCAGCTCAAGGGCGCGACGACGGGCGTGCTGTCCTTCTCGCTGCTGCGCGAGGACGGACGGCCCGCCAACGTGCGCTACACCGCCGCCACGGGCGCGGCGCCCGCGTCGTGGGGCAGCGCGCCCACGCTGACGGAGTCGAGCGGCATGTACTCCACCACGCGGAGCATGAAGGACACCCTGGCCCAGGAGGCCGGAGAGCTCCTCGCCGTCGTGCTGGCGGCGCGGGATGGACTGGCGCGCGACGGTGACGGCGCGCGGCGGCTGGTGGCGGAGGTGGAGGCCTCGACGCCCGCGCTCCTCTCGCTGCGCGCGGACCTGGCGGCCGCGGACCGCACGGTGCCGACGAAGGTGACGCGCGGCCGGGCCACGCGAGACCTGGAGGCGCTGCTGCCCAAGGACCCTGGCAACGTGGCCGCGCTGCTGCTGCGCGCGGACCTCTTCATGGACGACGGCCAGCCCGCCTCCGCGCTGGAGACGCTGAAGACGGCGAGCGAGGCCGTGCAGCCCCCGGGCTACCCGCTGTTCCTCGCGCGCGCCCGCGCGGCGCTGACGCTGGACGTGGACGCGCTGGCGGAGGAGTCCTTGGAGGCGGCGCTGCAAATCCAGCCTCGGCTGTGTGAGGCGCTGGGGCTCCAGTACAACCTGGCGCGCCGCCGCGACGCGGTGGAGCGGGCCAACACGCTGGTGGAGGCGCAGACCGACTGCCCGGGCGTCGAGGCGCGCCGGGCCGACCACGCGCGCACGCGCGGGGACCAGGAGGCGGCCGCTCGCGAGTACGCGCAGCTGCTCGCCAAGGACCCCACCAGCGTGAGCGTGGGCACGTCGCTGGCCAACCTCTACGTGGGGCTTCGCCGCCACGACGACGCGCTGGCGGTGCTCCAGGGCCTGGCGGTGACGTGGCCGCGCAACGCGGAGCTGCTCAAGCGCATGGCGGACGTGCGCGAGTACGCGGGACAGGGCAAGGAGGCGCTCGCGCTCCGGGAGAAGGCGCTGGCCCTGGAGGGTGAGGACCTGACGCTGCGCCGCGCGGTGGAGCGGGCGAAGACGGGCAAGGAGCTGCTCCAGGAGCACGCCATCGACGGGCGCGAGGCCATGCGCCGCTTCAACGAGCAGCCCATGTCGGGCGGCTCGGCGGTGTTCGTGTTGGATGCGGCGGCGGTGCGGGTGTACCCGGATGGCAGCGTCATCAACCGCATCCACACCATCCAGAAGGCGCTGGAGCAGTCGGGCGTGCAGGACATCGCCGAGGTGAACGTGCCGCGCGGCGCGCAGGTGCTGTCGCTGCGCACGCTCAAGGCGGATGGGCGCGTGCTGGAGCCCGAGAACATCGAGGGCAAGGACACCGTGAGCCTGCCCGGCGTCCAGGTGGGCGACAGCGTGGAGGTGGAGTACCTGCTGGCGGAGTCGCCTCGGGGGCCCGCGCAGCCGGGCTTCACCGCCTCCGCGTTCTACTTCCAGATTGCCAACCAGCCCAACGCGTGGACCACGTACACGGTGGTGGCGCCCAAGGGCGTGGGCATGAAGGTGGACGCGCACGGGATGAAGGCGCCCGAGCCCACGGTGAGTGGCGACGAAGAGGTCTTCCACTACGAGGCCCACGGCGTGCCGCCGTTCATCCCGGAGCCGGACGCGCCGCCCTCCGGCAACGAGTACCTGCCCTTCGTCATGGTGGGCGCGGGCGCCACGGGCAATGACGGCCTGGCGCGCGTCTACGGCGACGTCTTCCAGGACCGCTGGCTGCTGACCTCGGAGGTGGTGGACTTCACGCGCAAGGCGACGCAGGGCAAGGAGGGCCTGGACGCGGTGAAGGCGCTGCACGCGGCGGTGATGCAGCGCTTCTCCGGCCGCGACAACGGGCTGAGCCAGTCCGCGGCGTCCACCGTGGCGCAGGACCGGGGCAGCCGGCTGGCGGTGATGAAGGCGGGCATGAAGGAGCTGGGCATCCCCTCCCGCGTGGCGGCGATTCGCACCTTCAACGTGGACCCCACGCAGTACCTGTTCCCCAACGACAGCCTGCTGCCCTACGCCGCGCTGCGCGTGGAGGTGCCGGGCGGCGAGCCGGTGTGGGTGGACACGTCGGCGCGCCACGGCCCCTTCGGTGAGCTGCCCGAGTTCGCCATGGGCGAGCGCGAGGCGTACCTGCTGCCCGAGCCGGGCCTGCCGCTGGAGAAGGTGAAGACGCCCGCGCAGAAGGAGTCCCCCGGCAAGCAGGTGCGGCTGACGCTGTCGCTGGACGCGGAAGGAAAGCTCAGCGGCAAGGGCGAGGAGACCTACCTGGGCTTCGAGGCCGCGCAGCTCGCCGAGGCCTTCAACCAGCTCTCCGCGGAGAGCCGCAACCAGGCGCTCCAGGGCGCGGTGGCCCGGTACTTCGGCGGGGCCGCGCTGTCGAGCGTGAAGCTGGAGCACGAGGAGGCCGTCGGCGCGCCCTTCGTGCTGCGCTACGAGTTCACCGTGCCGCGCTTCGGCCGGCTGGATGGCGAAGGCCGCATGGCCCTGGGGCCCCTCACCTTCCCCGCGCAGCTGGGACGGCGCTACGTGCAGATCAGCTCCCGCCGCACGCCGCTGTACATCGGCAGCACGGAGGCGAGTGACACGCACGTGACGCTGACGCTGCCCGCGGGCTGGCGCCTGCCGGACCCGCAGCCGGCGCTGGACGTGAAGAACCGCTTCGGCCAGTTCACCCGCACGGAGAAACAGGAGGGGGGCAGCCTCGTCATCACCGAGTCCCTGCGCGTGCCGCGCGCGCGCATCACCCCGCGCCAGTACGAGCAGTTCTCCGGCTTCACCGGCGACGTGGACCTCATCCAGACACGGGAGATGTTTCTGGTGAAGCCGTAG
- a CDS encoding serine/threonine protein kinase, whose amino-acid sequence MSSIDPTAISRHRSPDLISGYRLEKLVGTGGMGEVHKATQLSLGRTVAVKLLNAELAKDPSFIARFQKEAAALAALSHPHVVSIVDKGKTDNTYYLVMEFVDGPSLRELIRSPQLDMLGALRRMLEICRAIEYAHGRGVIHRDLKPENILLDQQAGGIAKVSDFGLASFLDDASPSSRYALTSTHVSMGTLSYMAPEQRVDAKNADARADIFSLGVILYEWLTGEVPLGTFDPPSQRKPGLDARLDGIVTKCLKPDPEDRYPSVAALIADLELLVPGSLPSLLPVKQTRMQRFKAGVRQVVRVTLRVAAGLMVLAASGVLGTAYYLSGERRAPIAPGAALMGYLGEPRTQPVPGREEANAERRRVTLGEGLAEQSLVVSGRPVNLEEKTLVFPWQEDTQSVGRVRVDVTRRDGDILSLISRFSVAGPPPTWERRLRDMFNLYQPSAPPTVAMMLLGTTGRYVALVHNGVGEPLRLEWALGERRGAMLGMESPRTGDVALELAVDAEGRLEAFLGAGKDRRALFEPLVLGTGWVEQFGDAPFPAYGCIEATCRVSGITYELRQSPPGGTTAPVPTPPPPVVKAVATAAVPAKAVVPKKAPPPPPPKKQPPKPAPKNGKRR is encoded by the coding sequence ATGTCCTCCATCGACCCGACCGCGATCAGCCGGCACCGCTCACCGGACCTCATCAGCGGCTATCGCCTTGAAAAGCTCGTTGGCACCGGAGGCATGGGAGAGGTCCACAAGGCCACCCAGCTCTCCCTGGGCCGCACCGTCGCGGTGAAGCTGCTCAACGCGGAGCTGGCCAAGGACCCCTCCTTCATCGCCCGCTTCCAGAAGGAGGCCGCGGCGCTCGCCGCGCTGAGCCATCCCCACGTCGTCTCCATCGTCGACAAGGGCAAGACAGACAACACCTACTACCTGGTGATGGAGTTCGTGGACGGCCCGTCGCTGCGAGAGCTGATCCGCTCACCGCAGCTCGACATGCTCGGGGCGCTCCGGCGGATGCTCGAAATCTGCCGGGCCATCGAGTACGCGCACGGCCGCGGCGTCATCCACCGGGACTTGAAGCCGGAGAACATCCTGCTGGACCAGCAGGCCGGCGGCATCGCGAAGGTGTCCGACTTCGGGCTCGCGTCGTTCCTGGATGATGCCAGCCCGTCCTCGCGCTACGCGCTGACGTCCACGCACGTGTCCATGGGCACGCTGTCGTACATGGCGCCCGAGCAGCGGGTGGACGCGAAGAACGCGGACGCGCGCGCGGACATCTTCTCGCTGGGCGTCATCCTCTACGAGTGGCTCACCGGCGAGGTGCCGCTGGGCACGTTCGACCCGCCGTCCCAGCGCAAGCCCGGGCTGGACGCGCGGCTGGACGGCATCGTCACCAAGTGCCTCAAGCCGGACCCCGAGGACCGCTACCCGTCGGTGGCGGCGCTCATCGCGGACCTGGAGCTGCTGGTCCCCGGCAGCCTCCCGTCGCTGCTGCCCGTGAAGCAGACGCGCATGCAGCGCTTCAAGGCGGGCGTGCGCCAGGTGGTGCGCGTCACGCTGCGGGTGGCCGCGGGCCTCATGGTGCTGGCGGCGAGCGGCGTGCTGGGCACGGCCTACTACCTGAGCGGAGAGCGCCGCGCGCCCATCGCCCCGGGCGCCGCCCTCATGGGCTACCTGGGCGAGCCCAGGACGCAGCCCGTGCCGGGCCGCGAGGAGGCCAACGCCGAGCGCCGCCGGGTGACGCTGGGCGAGGGCCTGGCCGAGCAGAGCCTCGTCGTCTCCGGCCGTCCGGTGAACCTGGAGGAGAAGACGCTCGTCTTCCCCTGGCAGGAGGACACGCAGAGCGTGGGGCGCGTGCGCGTGGACGTCACGCGCCGGGATGGCGACATCCTCAGCCTCATCAGCCGGTTCTCCGTGGCGGGTCCGCCGCCGACATGGGAGCGCCGCCTGCGCGACATGTTCAACCTGTACCAGCCCTCCGCGCCGCCCACCGTGGCGATGATGCTGCTGGGCACCACGGGCCGCTACGTGGCGCTGGTCCACAACGGCGTGGGCGAGCCCCTGCGGCTGGAGTGGGCGCTGGGCGAGCGCCGGGGCGCGATGCTGGGCATGGAGTCGCCCCGGACAGGGGATGTGGCGCTGGAGTTGGCGGTGGACGCCGAGGGCCGGCTGGAGGCGTTCCTCGGCGCGGGCAAGGACCGCCGCGCCCTCTTCGAGCCCCTGGTGCTGGGCACGGGCTGGGTGGAGCAGTTCGGCGACGCGCCCTTCCCCGCCTATGGCTGCATCGAGGCCACCTGCCGCGTCTCCGGCATCACCTACGAGCTCAGGCAGTCCCCGCCGGGAGGAACGACGGCGCCCGTGCCCACCCCGCCGCCGCCGGTGGTGAAGGCGGTGGCGACCGCCGCGGTGCCCGCGAAGGCCGTGGTGCCCAAGAAGGCGCCGCCCCCTCCGCCGCCCAAGAAGCAGCCGCCCAAGCCGGCGCCCAAGAACGGCAAGCGTCGGTAG
- a CDS encoding GAF domain-containing protein: MVEAFSKVSEASKLLLEKGLGASTAVECLSMVGHAMGVDRAYIFENRTQQTYGRFVTDLRYAWAEPPTASPLANPVLRAFSFRDFAPGWVDMLEAGMVVACPTRDAPPMMRDLLERQGTQSILLCPVNPSRQQWWGVTVFEDCHRPRAWRPEEVSLLKSLARAVAASVRHGQMRSSLDQVRTSLRAAVNRTPASGR; encoded by the coding sequence ATGGTCGAAGCCTTCTCGAAGGTGTCGGAAGCCTCGAAGCTGTTGCTGGAGAAGGGCCTCGGCGCGAGCACCGCTGTGGAGTGCCTGAGCATGGTGGGCCACGCGATGGGCGTGGACCGGGCGTACATCTTCGAGAACCGGACGCAGCAGACCTATGGCCGGTTCGTGACGGACCTGCGCTACGCGTGGGCAGAGCCGCCGACGGCGTCGCCGCTGGCCAACCCCGTGCTGCGCGCGTTCTCCTTCCGGGACTTCGCGCCGGGCTGGGTGGACATGCTGGAGGCGGGGATGGTGGTGGCGTGCCCCACCCGTGACGCGCCGCCGATGATGCGCGACCTGCTGGAGCGCCAGGGGACGCAGTCCATCCTCCTGTGCCCGGTGAATCCCTCGCGGCAGCAGTGGTGGGGGGTGACGGTCTTCGAGGACTGCCACCGTCCCAGGGCGTGGCGTCCGGAGGAGGTCTCCCTGCTGAAGTCGCTGGCGCGCGCGGTGGCGGCGTCGGTCCGTCACGGGCAGATGCGCTCGTCGTTGGATCAGGTCCGCACCAGCCTGCGGGCCGCGGTGAACCGCACCCCGGCTTCCGGACGCTGA